The following proteins are co-located in the Calliphora vicina chromosome 2, idCalVici1.1, whole genome shotgun sequence genome:
- the LOC135951333 gene encoding UDP-glucosyltransferase 2-like, with amino-acid sequence MSREKISVLSALVIVCVTCQISQVNSANILGLFTSHSPSHLIVHMSLVKVLAENGHNVTVVASQVPKVKHDKIHFIIIPPTDEQEQLFSKEVSGMAVKKNNLITTIGNFFGSLKLMIDMQADMLKDPRFTVLYENPDTKFDLVIMGFFMNTFQYGVAAKFNAPLVITWTSSPMLFSDIMVGNPSEVSYVPDMNMAVKIGEKMKFLQRLQNFFSHLFFRLIKELLDFRMRAFYNDLFPNDGAFPSMGDMEKNISLVFCNSHFSEGPIRPNVPAVVEIGGIQVKDTPNPLPEDIAKFLDSANETGAILFSLGSNLKGSSIKPETATYIFNVLSKLKQNVVWKWEDLKNTPGKSRNILYKKWMPQDDILAHPNLKLFITHAGKGGVAEAQYHGVPMVALPVFADQHNNAMKIAASGYGQYLELLPLTEESFREAILEVLNNPQYKENVQRFSKLYRDRPLTARESVVFWTEYVLRHHGAAHMQSPLVHMNFIESLNLDVYLFIAIVFYVIFAIFKFVFLFVCSKICKKGSAVNKKVKKTTKVKSQ; translated from the exons ATGAGTCGAGAGAAAATATCAGTTTTAAGTGCACTTGTGATCGTGTGTGTGACATGTCAAATAAGTCAAGTAAATTCGGCCAATATATTGGGCCTCTTTACCAGTCACAGTCCCTCGCATTTAATTGTACACATGTCACTGGTCAAAGTTTTAGCGGAAAATGGGCACAATGTAACCGTAGTGGCATCTCAAGTTCCCAAAGTTAAACATGATAAAATTCACTTTATCATCATTCCACCAACCGATGAACAAGAACAACTGTTCAGTAAAGAAGTTTCCGGAATGGctgtaaagaaaaataatctTATCACAACAATTGGTAACTTTTTCGGCTCTCTAAAATTGATGATCGATATGCAGGCGGACATGTTAAAAGATCCACGTTTTACGGTTCTTTACGAGAATCCagatacaaaatttgatttagtTATCATGGGATTTTTTATGAACACTTTTCAATATGGTGTGGCTGCTAAATTTAATGCACCTCTTGTAATCACCTGGACTTCATCGCCCATGCTATTCAGTGACATTATGGTGGGCAATCCAAGCGAAGTATCTTATGTGCCGGACATGAACATGGCCGttaaaattggtgaaaaaatgaaatttttgcaACGACTTCAGAATTTCTTTTCGCACTTATTCTTTAGGCTGATAAAGGAATTGCTCGATTTTCGCATGCGAGCGTTTTACAA CGATCTCTTTCCCAATGATGGCGCTTTTCCCAGTATGGGTGATATGGAGAAGAACATATCATTGGTATTCTGCAATAGTCACTTTAGCGAGGGACCCATTAGACCGAACGTACCAGCTGTTGTAGAAATTGGAGGTATACAAGTCAAGGATACACCAAATCCATTACCTGAG GACATTGCAAAATTCCTTGATAGTGCCAATGAAACTGGAGCCATACTGTTCAGTTTAGGCTCCAACCTCAAGGGATCTAGTATTAAACCCGAAACTGCAACCTACATTTTCAATGTCTTGTcgaaactaaaacaaaatgtgGTTTGGAAATGGGAAGATTTGAAAAATACTCCTGGAAAATCTCGCAATATACTCTACAAAAAATGGATGCCACAAGATGACATTTTAGCTCATCCAAACCTCAAGTTATTCATTACACACGCTGGTAAAGGAGGCGTAGCAGAGGCTCAATATCATGGAGTTCCCATGGTGGCCTTACCAGTTTTTGCCGATCAGCATAATAATGCTATGAAAATTGCTGCCTCTGGTTATggtcaatatttggaattgttACCACTAACTGAAGAATCATTTAGAGAGGCCATCTTAGAAGTCCTTAATAATCCACAGTACAAAGAAAATGTACAACGTTTTTCCAAACTTTATCGTGATCGTCCTCTAACAGCCCGAGAAAGTGTTGTATTTTGGACCGAATATGTGTTACGTCATCATGGTGCTGCCCATATGCAAAGTCCTTTGGTGCACATGAATTTCATAGAGAGCTTAAACTTGGATGTATACTTGTTTATTGCGATTGTATTCTATGTGATTTTCGCAATTTTCAAATTcgtttttctatttgtttgttCCAAAATATGCAAGAAGGGTTCGGCGGTCAACAAAAAGGTTAAGAAAACTACAAAAGttaaatcacaataa